The Cucumis melo cultivar AY chromosome 6, USDA_Cmelo_AY_1.0, whole genome shotgun sequence genome includes a region encoding these proteins:
- the LOC103484093 gene encoding 60S ribosomal protein L36-2-like, with translation MAPKQPNTGLFVGLNKGHIVTKKELAPRPSDRKGKSSKRVLFVRSLIREVAGFAPYEKRITELLKVGKDKRALKVAKRKLGTHKRAKKKREEMSSVLRKMRAGGGAEKKK, from the exons ATGGCTCCGAAGCAGCCGAATACCGGTCTCTTTGTGGGACTTAACAAAGGACACATAGTTACAAAGAAAGAGTTGGCTCCCCGCCCCTCAGATCGTAAAGGA AAAAGTAGCAAAAGAGTTCTCTTTGTGAGGAGTTTGATTCGTGAAGTTGCTGGCTTTGCCCCATACGAGAAGAGAATCACTGAGCTTCTTAAAGTTGGAAAGGACAAGAGAGCACTTAAAGTGGCCAAGAGAAAGTTGGGAACTCACAAGAGAGccaagaagaagagagaagagatGTCCAGTGTACTCCGCAAGATGAG AGCTGGTGGAGGTGCcgagaagaagaaatga